gagagagagagagagagagaacagaaaagAAATAACCAGGGATATTAATAAGAATGAAAAGAGAGAAAATAATGTCAGGTTTGGATTTATCCTGTattagagaaataaataaataaagaaaagaagACTGAGAGAAGAAACCCAGAAGCCCGCTTGCCGGATTGTCTATATTTCCTCTCTGTGGAGTTTACACACGCACTGACGAGGAGTTTGTGttgtttttgtcttgtttgtgttATGCACCTGTTATACGCGCTTATAACGGATATGCGCACTGCACGCGCTGTGAGCGGGACGCGGTGTGGAGCTCTGGGCGCGCGCTGGAGCATTCTGCATATTTGTAAAagagaaaaaggagagagagagagagagagagagagagagtgggatgaATAATTAACTGAAAAAACACggtgtttattattttttttaaatataactttTTTGGGAACCATGAGAatgatttggttattaatgtcacTTTTGGCTGGAACACATGCGCAGTTGCGCTACACGGTGCCGGAGGAGCAGGAACGCGGCACAGTGGTGGGTAATGTGGCTGAGGATCTGGGCTTAGATGTCACCAAGCTGTCTGCACGCCGTTTCCAgacggtgccggtcccaagctcgCCACGTACATCTCCACCTCCAGCACTACTTGAGGTGGACCTGGAGAGCGGAGCGCTGGTGGTGCGTGAGCGTGTGGACCGAGAAGAGCTGTGTGGCAGGAATACACCATGCCTCTTACATCTGGAGATGTTCCTTGAGGAGCCGCTTGAGCTTTTCCGTGTAGAGACAGAAGTGCTGGATGTGAATGACAATGCACCCCATTTTCCACGTGCTGACATTGCCGTGGAGATCAGTGAGAGTGCCACGCCAGGAACACGCTTCCCTGTAGACGGTGCCTTCGACCCAGATGTGGGCACAAACTCGCTGAGTGCATACGCTATCACAAGCAATGAGCACTTCCGCCTGGACGTACAGACACAAGGTGACGGGAGCAGGTACGCGGAGTTGGTGCTTGAAAAACCACTAGATCGTGAGAAGCAGGCAGTGCACCGATATGTGCTCACAGCCGTAGACGGAGGACAGCCTCAGCGGACTGGAACCGCGCTCCTGGTGGTTACCGTGCTGGATTCAAATGACAATCCGCCCGTCTTCGACCAGTCTGTGTATTCAGTCACAATGCGGGAGAACTCCCCTGTGGGCACGCTCATCATCCAGCTAAATGCCACTGATGCAGACGAGGGCACTAACGGAGACGTGGTGTACACGCTGAGCAGTCATAACCCACCACATGTACGTGAACTGTTTGCTGTTGATGCACGCACAGGCCGTGTGGAAATCACCGGGGAGGTGGATTACGAGGAGATCAGCACACATCAAATTCACGTCCAGGCCCGAGACATGGGGCCAAACGCAGTCCCTGCACATTGTAAGGTCCTGTTCAAACTTGTAGACGTAAACGATAATGCACCTGAGATCGTATTCAGCACTGTGACGGAGTCTGTTAGCGAGCGTGCGGCTCCCGGCACTGTAGTCGCCATGCTTAGCGTCTCTGACAGAGACTCAGGTGAAAATGGGCGTGTTACCTGTGAGCTACTTGGTGGAGGGGAGAGCGAGGATGCTCCACCCTTCAAGCTCAAGCCTTCCTCGCTGAAGAACTACTACACCGTGGTAACAGATGGAGCACTGGACCGTGAGCACGTGGAGTTATACACGCTTACGGTGGTAGCACGAGATAATGGTACTCCACCACTGACCACGAGCAAGTCCATCCACGTGCGTGTTGCAGACGAGAACGACAACGCACCACGTTTTGCGCAGGCCATCTATGAGGTGCACGTGACTGAGAATAATGTGCCTGGTGCGTATATCTATGCTGTGACTGCAACGGATGTGGATGCTGGTGAGAACGCACGTGTAACTTACTCTATAGAGGAGCGTGAGATCCAGGGCATGTCTGTGCTGACTTATGTGTCCATCAACGCAGAGAACGGCTACGTGTATGCACTACGCAGTTTTGATCATGAGCAAATCAGAGAATTTACCTTTACAGCGCATGCAACAGACTGTGGGACCCCTGAGCTTACAACAAACGCCACTGTCCTGGTGATTGTAGTGGACCAGAATGACAATGCACCATCTGTAATCGCACCACTGGGCAAAAACGGTACAGCAGCACGTGCCCCCTTGCCCCGATCAGCAGAGCCAGGCTATTTGGTGACACGAGTGATCTCGACAGATGCAGACGATGGTGAAAACGCACGTCTCTCATACAGCATTGCACATGGAAATGACTTCGGCCTGTTCCGTATGGACTGGAGGAGTGGTGAATTGCGCACCGCACGCCGAGTGACTGGTGGGAAACGGGACTCATTGCTGCAGTCACAGTTACATCCTCGTGCCTATGAGCTACTGATCGAGGTTAGGGATCATGGACAGCCACCGCTCTCCTGCTCTGCCCGCATTGATGTGGTGCTTGTGGATGGCGCTGCAGTGACCCTGGATGAGGAAGGAGGGGAGAAGGAGGGTAGAAGATCACGTGGCGGGGCTCGAGGTTCAGCCAGGTCTGATGAGGGAGCACCAGAGATGACGCTTGTGCTCCTTGTGGCGCTTGGTTCCGTGTCATCTGTATTTCTACTCGCCATGATAGCGCTGGCTGTGCAGTGCCGCCGGAAGGACAAAAAATTCAGTGCACTTACATGCCTGACAGGAGATTGCTGCTCCTGTTGTAGCTCGTGTTGTGGCCGACGGTCACGTGTACGGCAGAAGAAGCTCACCAAGTCAGATATTGTGCTAGTGCAGAGCAAAACAGCAGCACAGGTGCCTGTCGAGGAATCTGGGACCGGGGGCAGTGGTGCATTCGGCACGCACCTTCATCAGCACCATCACCACTGCTACCAGGTGTGCCTCACTCGCGAGTCTGCCAACACTACTGACCTGATGTTCCTGCAGCCGTGTTGCAGCCCGTCACGCAGCACCACAGACACGGAGCACAACACTGCACGTGGAGCCACCGCTGTCCTTCTTACTGACCAGCAACCGGACATCATATCCAATGGCAGTGTCTTATCCGGAgaagtaagtaaaaaaaaaaaagcttctttcatTCATACCCATTTGATTCTATTTCTATACATGTGCATTTCTAGAATTTCAGTGTGAGAAAGACTATAATATAGACTGTAAATAATACACATTGTTTGTGTTCATAATGAAAGTGAGTTGATTACACAAACGAACTCTGTGTTAAAAGATGAATTAACACCTGCATTATTTAATTAACAGATACAGAGCGTTGAATTAATTCAGAATTAACGACTAGTGTAAAACTGATTGTGTCTAAATTAATAACTAACCTTCACATTGAACTTGCATAGGGTTGAATTAACACCAAAAATTGAAATTTCACACCAAATTTTGCAGTCAAATTAAGTTAAAACAATTGAATTAAAATACTGAATGACATGATGATTAAGATATTAATATAGACACTACTAAAACTCAATACATTGATATGACATTATAGACATTGTGAGACCACTATAGAtactaatgtacagtggtgcttgaaagtttgtgcaccctttagaattttctatatttctgtataaatatgacctaaaacatcagagtttcacacaagtcctaaaagtaaataaagagatcccagttaaacaaatgagacaaaaaatattatacttgatcatttatttcttgaggaaaatgatccaatattacatatctgtgagtggcaaaaatatgtgaacctttgctttcagtatctggtgtgacccccttgtgcagcaataactgcaactaaacgtttccggtagctgttgatcagtcctgcacactggcttggaggaattttagcccattcctccatacagaacagcttcaactctgggatgttggtgggtttcctcacatgaactgctcgcgtcagatccttccacaacatttccattggattggattggattaaggtcaggactttgacttggccattccaaaacatgaactttattctcctttaccattctttggtagaacaacttgtgtgcttagggtcattgtcttgctgcacgacccaccttttcttgagattcagttcatggacagatgtcctgacattttcctttagaattcgctggtataattcagaattgattgttccatcaataatggcaagccgtcctggcccagatgcagcaaaacaggcccaaaccataatactgccacgatcatgttttacagatgggataaggttcttatgctggaatgcagtgttttcctttctccaaacataacacttctcatttaaaccaaaaagttctatttttgtctcatccatccacagaatatttttccaatagccttctggcttgtccacatgatctttagcaaactgtgggtggtagaaaggggcaactggacttgcttgaagattagaatcttcaagcaagtccagttgcccctttctaccacccacagtttactatgaactggatgattgagaatcttcacagacaagatctttagcaaactgcagatgagtagcaatgttgtttttggagagcagtggctttctccttgcaaccctgccatgcacaccattgttgttcagtgttctcctgatggtggactcatgaacattggctaacgttaatgtgatagaggccttcagttgcttagaagttaccctggggtcctttgtgacttcgccaactattacatgccttgctcttggagtgatctttgttgattgaccactcctggggagggtaacaatggtcttgaatttcctccatttgtatacaatctgtctgactgtggattggtggagtccatactctttagtgatggttttgtaaccttttccagcctgatgagcatcaacaacactttttctgaggacctcagaaatgttctttgttcgtgccatgatacacttccacaaacatgtgttgtgaagatcagactttgatagatccctgttctttaaataaaacagggtgcccactcacacctgattgtcatcccattgattgaaaacacctgactctaatttcaccttcaaattaactgctaatcctagaggtttacatacttttgccactcacagatatgtaatattggatcattttcctcaataaataaatgaccaagtataatatttttgtctcatttgtttaactgggttctttttatctacttttaggacttttgtgaaaatctgatgatgttttaggtcattttatgcagaaatatagaaaattctaaagggtttacaaactttcaagcaccgctgtatgtgATATGAATATGACTCAATAGATACGAATATGACACTATAGACACCAGTACAACACTGTAGACACAAATATATTGCTATAGACACCAGTGTAACTCTGTAGACATGAATATGACACTATAAACACCAATGTAACACTGTAGACACAAATATGACACTATAGACACCAATGTAACACTGTAGACAGAACTATGACACTATATGCA
This Neoarius graeffei isolate fNeoGra1 chromosome 3, fNeoGra1.pri, whole genome shotgun sequence DNA region includes the following protein-coding sequences:
- the pcdh10a gene encoding protocadherin-10a isoform X1, encoding MRMIWLLMSLLAGTHAQLRYTVPEEQERGTVVGNVAEDLGLDVTKLSARRFQTVPVPSSPRTSPPPALLEVDLESGALVVRERVDREELCGRNTPCLLHLEMFLEEPLELFRVETEVLDVNDNAPHFPRADIAVEISESATPGTRFPVDGAFDPDVGTNSLSAYAITSNEHFRLDVQTQGDGSRYAELVLEKPLDREKQAVHRYVLTAVDGGQPQRTGTALLVVTVLDSNDNPPVFDQSVYSVTMRENSPVGTLIIQLNATDADEGTNGDVVYTLSSHNPPHVRELFAVDARTGRVEITGEVDYEEISTHQIHVQARDMGPNAVPAHCKVLFKLVDVNDNAPEIVFSTVTESVSERAAPGTVVAMLSVSDRDSGENGRVTCELLGGGESEDAPPFKLKPSSLKNYYTVVTDGALDREHVELYTLTVVARDNGTPPLTTSKSIHVRVADENDNAPRFAQAIYEVHVTENNVPGAYIYAVTATDVDAGENARVTYSIEEREIQGMSVLTYVSINAENGYVYALRSFDHEQIREFTFTAHATDCGTPELTTNATVLVIVVDQNDNAPSVIAPLGKNGTAARAPLPRSAEPGYLVTRVISTDADDGENARLSYSIAHGNDFGLFRMDWRSGELRTARRVTGGKRDSLLQSQLHPRAYELLIEVRDHGQPPLSCSARIDVVLVDGAAVTLDEEGGEKEGRRSRGGARGSARSDEGAPEMTLVLLVALGSVSSVFLLAMIALAVQCRRKDKKFSALTCLTGDCCSCCSSCCGRRSRVRQKKLTKSDIVLVQSKTAAQVPVEESGTGGSGAFGTHLHQHHHHCYQVCLTRESANTTDLMFLQPCCSPSRSTTDTEHNTARGATAVLLTDQQPDIISNGSVLSGEIKHQRTELSYLDRPRRVNSSVFQEDIVSSKDSGHGDSEQGDSDHDATNRLHSSDLFSNCTDECKALGHSDRCWMPSFVPGDGRHGADYRSNLHVPGMDAVMDGEHVRGFPSTFCTDVASET
- the pcdh10a gene encoding protocadherin-10a isoform X2, which codes for MRMIWLLMSLLAGTHAQLRYTVPEEQERGTVVGNVAEDLGLDVTKLSARRFQTVPVPSSPRTSPPPALLEVDLESGALVVRERVDREELCGRNTPCLLHLEMFLEEPLELFRVETEVLDVNDNAPHFPRADIAVEISESATPGTRFPVDGAFDPDVGTNSLSAYAITSNEHFRLDVQTQGDGSRYAELVLEKPLDREKQAVHRYVLTAVDGGQPQRTGTALLVVTVLDSNDNPPVFDQSVYSVTMRENSPVGTLIIQLNATDADEGTNGDVVYTLSSHNPPHVRELFAVDARTGRVEITGEVDYEEISTHQIHVQARDMGPNAVPAHCKVLFKLVDVNDNAPEIVFSTVTESVSERAAPGTVVAMLSVSDRDSGENGRVTCELLGGGESEDAPPFKLKPSSLKNYYTVVTDGALDREHVELYTLTVVARDNGTPPLTTSKSIHVRVADENDNAPRFAQAIYEVHVTENNVPGAYIYAVTATDVDAGENARVTYSIEEREIQGMSVLTYVSINAENGYVYALRSFDHEQIREFTFTAHATDCGTPELTTNATVLVIVVDQNDNAPSVIAPLGKNGTAARAPLPRSAEPGYLVTRVISTDADDGENARLSYSIAHGNDFGLFRMDWRSGELRTARRVTGGKRDSLLQSQLHPRAYELLIEVRDHGQPPLSCSARIDVVLVDGAAVTLDEEGGEKEGRRSRGGARGSARSDEGAPEMTLVLLVALGSVSSVFLLAMIALAVQCRRKDKKFSALTCLTGDCCSCCSSCCGRRSRVRQKKLTKSDIVLVQSKTAAQVPVEESGTGGSGAFGTHLHQHHHHCYQVCLTRESANTTDLMFLQPCCSPSRSTTDTEHNTARGATAVLLTDQQPDIISNGSVLSGEYLV